One region of Dokdonia sp. 4H-3-7-5 genomic DNA includes:
- a CDS encoding DUF294 nucleotidyltransferase-like domain-containing protein has translation MQNTIAQRIYDFLKQFPPFQFMAEGDLLDICSQASVLYLDKDEVIFNRDQAYNDRFYIVQQGAIKLTRPSKDVIKVVDICDEGDLFGLKVTSTDTYRTTATAKEETILYTLPMEEFSAFAKANKAISNYLIASFASNIKDPYTLQQSGSLLNTYEPERSAHLLGLEQARYSTSIITCSPETSIQEAARLMQQHRIGCLVITVNAVPVGVLTNRELRNAIANNIISSDHVVGDAMITQVVCAVTKVTVAQAQLILLKNGISHLIITEDGTASTKVVGLLSKHDIVVAYGNSPAELVKEIKRAKKTKMLRFTWEKATLLLGRYLDQNLPISHILNIFSELKDALMQRTMELSLSKMAHNPPVSFTWLALGSQGREEQLLYTDQDNALIYEDVSPETNEATKNYFLHLANRMNKRLHKIGYDYCPADMMGSNPLYCLSLSEWKAQFSTWVKDPSPESMLLSGIFFDYRMVYGTQELVGELTASIYDQLSTSSVFFRFMAKDALKNPPPVSFFRNFLVESDGAHKDEFDIKNRAMAPLISGARVLSLYHNLRNINHTSERFEKLAELEPQNKELFESCAYAFKALLKFRVKQGLRNDDSGRFIKLADLSKEERLKLKRCFKPLRDLQEVVRVRFQTQNLS, from the coding sequence ATGCAAAACACAATTGCTCAAAGAATCTATGATTTTTTAAAACAGTTTCCACCATTTCAATTTATGGCCGAAGGTGATTTGCTGGATATTTGTAGCCAAGCTTCTGTACTTTACTTGGATAAGGATGAAGTCATTTTTAATCGTGATCAAGCTTATAATGATCGTTTTTATATCGTTCAGCAAGGGGCTATAAAACTCACTAGACCATCCAAGGATGTGATTAAGGTGGTAGACATTTGCGATGAAGGAGACCTTTTTGGTCTTAAAGTAACCTCTACAGATACTTATAGAACGACTGCTACGGCAAAGGAAGAGACGATACTCTATACATTACCTATGGAGGAGTTTTCCGCTTTCGCGAAAGCGAACAAAGCCATTTCAAACTACCTTATCGCTAGCTTTGCATCAAACATAAAAGATCCATATACCTTACAGCAAAGTGGCTCTTTACTGAACACCTATGAGCCCGAACGTAGCGCACATTTATTAGGGTTAGAACAAGCACGATATAGCACATCTATCATCACTTGCTCTCCAGAAACTTCCATACAAGAAGCAGCAAGATTGATGCAACAACATCGTATAGGATGTTTAGTAATTACAGTCAATGCAGTTCCAGTAGGTGTTCTCACAAATCGAGAATTGCGCAATGCTATTGCAAATAATATTATCTCTAGTGATCACGTAGTAGGTGATGCAATGATTACTCAGGTTGTCTGTGCCGTTACAAAAGTAACCGTAGCTCAAGCGCAACTTATACTCCTCAAAAATGGAATAAGTCATCTCATAATTACCGAGGACGGTACAGCTAGCACAAAGGTAGTAGGTCTGTTAAGTAAACATGATATTGTGGTAGCTTACGGTAACAGTCCCGCCGAACTCGTAAAGGAAATAAAACGAGCAAAAAAAACCAAAATGCTACGATTTACTTGGGAAAAAGCAACACTTCTTCTTGGGCGCTACCTAGACCAAAACTTACCTATATCACATATTCTTAATATTTTTTCTGAGCTTAAAGATGCTCTCATGCAACGCACTATGGAGCTCTCATTAAGTAAGATGGCACATAATCCTCCAGTATCATTTACATGGCTTGCATTAGGAAGTCAAGGTCGAGAGGAGCAATTACTCTATACAGATCAAGATAACGCTCTTATTTATGAGGATGTGTCACCAGAAACTAATGAGGCGACTAAAAATTACTTTCTGCATCTAGCAAATAGGATGAATAAACGCCTTCATAAAATAGGTTATGATTACTGCCCTGCAGATATGATGGGAAGTAATCCGCTATACTGTTTATCACTTTCTGAATGGAAAGCGCAGTTTTCTACATGGGTTAAAGATCCATCTCCAGAAAGCATGTTGCTATCGGGAATATTCTTTGACTATAGAATGGTCTATGGAACTCAGGAATTAGTAGGAGAACTTACCGCCTCTATTTATGACCAGCTATCTACATCTTCTGTCTTTTTTAGATTTATGGCAAAGGATGCACTTAAAAACCCGCCGCCGGTGAGTTTCTTTCGCAACTTTCTTGTGGAGTCAGATGGTGCACATAAAGATGAATTTGATATAAAAAACCGAGCTATGGCTCCATTAATAAGTGGCGCCAGAGTGCTTTCTCTTTACCATAACCTACGCAACATAAATCATACCTCAGAACGTTTTGAAAAGCTTGCAGAGCTAGAACCTCAAAACAAAGAACTCTTTGAAAGCTGCGCATACGCATTTAAAGCACTTCTTAAATTTAGAGTCAAACAAGGGTTGCGCAACGATGATAGCGGCCGCTTCATTAAACTAGCAGATTTATCTAAAGAGGAACGTCTCAAACTAAAACGATGCTTTAAGCCACTGCGCGATTTACAAGAAGTGGTACGTGTACGCTTTCAAACTCAAAATTTGAGCTAG
- a CDS encoding PolC-type DNA polymerase III — protein sequence MGLFTTSPQRDYPSFWTQYLAAFAQERSQAGFLGSTLDGKKLHTTRFVVFDTETTGLHYKEDRILSIGAVTVINNEISIAQSLELYLKQDIYKPESAKIHGILRNGSYEQVNEQEAIEKCLEFIGTDILIGHHIGFDVAVINSALKRAQLGKLKNRVLDTETLYKRLVHPINRPLQEKRYTLDELAEALKIPLHDRHTSAGDALITAIAFIKIVKRLNSDGSLTVKQLFRKN from the coding sequence ATGGGATTATTTACTACATCACCTCAAAGAGATTATCCTTCCTTCTGGACACAGTATCTTGCTGCTTTTGCTCAGGAGAGAAGTCAGGCAGGCTTTTTAGGTAGTACTCTAGATGGAAAAAAGCTTCATACCACTCGTTTTGTAGTATTTGACACCGAAACTACGGGTTTACATTATAAAGAAGATCGTATTCTATCTATAGGAGCGGTAACCGTGATTAATAATGAGATTTCTATAGCACAGAGCTTAGAGCTATACCTCAAACAAGATATATACAAGCCTGAAAGTGCAAAAATACACGGCATCCTCCGCAATGGAAGTTATGAGCAAGTAAATGAACAAGAGGCCATAGAAAAGTGCTTAGAGTTTATAGGAACAGATATTCTCATAGGGCACCACATAGGTTTTGACGTTGCAGTAATTAATTCAGCCCTCAAACGTGCTCAGCTGGGAAAATTAAAAAACAGAGTACTCGATACAGAAACGTTGTACAAAAGACTTGTGCATCCTATAAACAGACCTTTACAAGAAAAAAGGTACACGCTAGATGAACTTGCCGAGGCTCTCAAAATCCCTTTGCACGATAGACATACCTCTGCCGGAGATGCGCTTATTACAGCCATTGCTTTCATAAAAATCGTAAAGCGATTAAACAGCGATGGGTCACTTACCGTTAAACAATTATTCAGAAAAAACTAA
- a CDS encoding HAD family hydrolase has protein sequence MITKDTLFVFDIDGTLTDSIPTYLPVITKVLADIGLQDIDTDYDNYLHHTDLYALEYNYERTFNKKAPANLRYELDHLLGEELSKCNPVSEIPGARSLLLKLQEMHIPFAYGTGAFPKATAIKMEGSQVPFIPEVLATSLHNISRVGFVKEAIQKSEEYYNRTSFDNIIAVGDGLWDLKAAQELDISFLGIGTKNREAMLDNGCKNWVEDYRKFDLNSLK, from the coding sequence ATGATTACAAAAGACACACTTTTCGTTTTTGATATTGATGGAACACTTACAGATAGTATCCCAACATATCTCCCTGTTATAACCAAAGTTCTAGCAGATATAGGACTTCAAGATATAGACACCGATTATGACAACTATCTACACCATACAGATCTGTATGCGCTAGAATATAATTACGAGCGTACTTTTAACAAGAAAGCTCCAGCCAACTTAAGATATGAGCTAGATCATTTATTAGGCGAAGAATTATCTAAATGTAACCCTGTGAGTGAAATCCCAGGGGCGCGTTCGTTATTATTAAAATTGCAAGAAATGCATATTCCATTTGCTTATGGAACGGGTGCTTTTCCAAAAGCTACTGCTATAAAAATGGAGGGCTCTCAAGTTCCTTTTATTCCTGAAGTGCTTGCAACTTCGTTACATAATATTTCTCGAGTGGGGTTTGTAAAAGAAGCAATACAGAAGTCTGAAGAATATTACAATAGAACGTCCTTTGATAATATCATTGCTGTAGGTGATGGGCTTTGGGATTTAAAAGCCGCACAAGAACTCGATATTTCGTTTTTGGGTATAGGCACAAAAAATCGTGAAGCGATGCTAGATAATGGCTGTAAGAATTGGGTAGAAGATTATAGAAAATTTGACCTAAACTCACTAAAGTAA
- a CDS encoding ankyrin repeat domain-containing protein, which translates to MNDKLFDAIRNGDLEMVQAIITAHPELVNIKDQRGSTPLLLATYYGNQDISEAILKQKPDLNAKDSSGNTALMGVCFKGYPVIAKLLIESGADVNAVNLNHATALIYAATFAQSEIAQMLIENGANLSHKDEKGNTAFDHAKMQGSTNLMEILEEK; encoded by the coding sequence ATGAATGACAAATTATTTGACGCAATACGCAACGGAGATCTAGAGATGGTGCAAGCAATTATTACTGCTCATCCAGAACTTGTAAATATTAAAGATCAACGCGGTTCTACCCCTTTATTACTTGCCACTTACTACGGAAATCAGGACATAAGCGAGGCTATTTTAAAGCAAAAGCCAGATCTTAATGCAAAGGATAGTTCTGGTAACACTGCGCTTATGGGTGTTTGTTTTAAAGGATACCCAGTAATTGCAAAACTACTTATCGAGAGTGGGGCAGATGTAAATGCTGTTAATCTTAATCATGCTACAGCCCTCATTTATGCAGCTACTTTTGCGCAGTCAGAAATAGCACAAATGCTTATTGAAAATGGTGCCAACTTGTCTCATAAAGATGAAAAAGGTAACACCGCTTTTGATCATGCAAAAATGCAAGGATCTACAAACCTGATGGAAATCTTAGAGGAAAAATAG
- a CDS encoding DUF1440 domain-containing protein, with amino-acid sequence MSNTALSNWLEKDNIASTATRGVIAGVLGGLAGTIVKSAIERVLPVRQPNTESAQLKLVDNISEKLTGEPVSTSNRDLAEQLVNIPIGLTLGASLGYAKRDRPETNLVEGALFGTTAYLATHETSLPLMGLEDEPKDIPVKLQANEFLAHVAFGVTAELIRGWVARKLDD; translated from the coding sequence ATGAGTAATACTGCACTTTCTAACTGGCTTGAAAAAGATAATATAGCATCTACCGCTACTCGCGGAGTGATTGCTGGAGTATTAGGTGGTCTAGCAGGTACCATTGTTAAAAGCGCTATAGAACGAGTATTACCAGTAAGACAACCCAATACTGAGAGTGCACAACTTAAGCTAGTAGATAACATCTCTGAGAAGCTTACCGGAGAACCTGTGAGCACATCAAATCGTGATCTCGCAGAACAATTAGTTAATATCCCTATTGGCCTTACATTAGGAGCTAGTTTAGGCTATGCAAAGCGTGATAGACCAGAAACCAACCTTGTAGAGGGAGCGCTCTTTGGAACTACGGCATATCTAGCAACACATGAAACCTCACTACCATTAATGGGTCTAGAAGACGAGCCTAAAGATATACCAGTAAAATTACAAGCAAATGAATTTCTTGCACATGTAGCCTTTGGGGTTACAGCAGAGCTTATACGTGGATGGGTTGCTCGTAAACTAGACGACTAG
- a CDS encoding methionine aminotransferase, translated as MHFHSKLPDVSTTIFTVMSKMAHEHQAINLAQGFPGFDSDPKLQQLVTKAMSDGYNQYAPMQGVYSLREQITQKLNTLYGSDYHPETEVTVTAGATQAIYTIVSAFIRTDDEVIILKPAYDCYEPAVIVNGGKVVPIQLKAPDYKVNWKSVEDAITPKTKMIFINTPHNPTGTILDKEDMLELERILEGTDIILLSDEVYEHIVFDGKRHESVARYPALRARSFITASFGKTFHNTGWKMGYTVAPKELMAEFQKVHQFNVFSVHHPSQKAFAQYLKEPSHYLELNDFYQQKRDLFLNLIEGSRFTAKPAAGTYFQMLDYSAITNESDTAFAKALTIDYKLASIPTSVFNVDQEDFKMLRFCVAKDDETLKKAAEILTSI; from the coding sequence ATGCACTTTCATTCAAAACTTCCTGACGTTAGTACTACCATTTTTACGGTGATGAGTAAGATGGCTCACGAACATCAAGCCATTAATCTTGCACAAGGATTTCCGGGCTTTGATAGTGATCCAAAACTGCAACAGCTAGTTACGAAAGCAATGAGTGATGGGTATAATCAGTATGCTCCTATGCAAGGTGTTTACAGCTTGCGAGAACAAATCACTCAAAAGCTCAATACCTTATATGGAAGTGATTATCATCCTGAGACAGAAGTTACAGTAACTGCTGGAGCTACCCAAGCTATTTACACAATCGTATCTGCTTTTATACGTACAGATGATGAAGTAATTATATTAAAGCCAGCTTATGATTGTTATGAGCCTGCAGTAATTGTAAATGGCGGTAAAGTAGTCCCTATCCAACTCAAAGCACCAGATTATAAAGTAAACTGGAAATCGGTGGAAGATGCTATCACGCCTAAGACTAAAATGATATTCATTAATACTCCGCACAATCCTACGGGTACTATTCTTGATAAAGAAGATATGCTGGAGTTAGAGCGCATTCTTGAAGGTACAGATATAATATTATTGAGTGATGAGGTGTATGAGCATATAGTCTTTGATGGCAAGCGTCATGAGAGTGTGGCTCGTTACCCAGCATTAAGAGCACGCAGTTTTATTACGGCATCCTTTGGGAAGACTTTTCATAACACAGGATGGAAAATGGGATATACAGTTGCTCCAAAAGAGTTGATGGCAGAGTTTCAAAAAGTACATCAGTTTAATGTGTTTTCTGTACACCATCCATCACAAAAAGCCTTTGCTCAGTACCTCAAGGAGCCTAGTCATTATCTAGAACTCAACGATTTTTATCAGCAGAAAAGAGATTTGTTTTTAAACCTAATTGAAGGTTCGCGATTTACAGCAAAGCCTGCCGCAGGCACCTACTTTCAGATGCTGGATTATTCTGCTATTACTAATGAGAGTGATACCGCTTTCGCGAAAGCGTTAACCATAGACTATAAACTAGCGTCTATACCAACGTCGGTATTTAATGTGGATCAAGAAGATTTTAAAATGCTACGATTTTGTGTTGCCAAAGATGACGAAACACTCAAAAAAGCTGCCGAAATTTTAACTAGTATCTAG
- a CDS encoding DUF3109 family protein, with protein sequence MFQLKKTIVSEDIIEKDFVCNLNACKGECCIAGEAGAPLEEDEVTIMADIYDKVKPFLRPEGIAAIEEQGTSIVRDGELETPLVNGAECAYVTFNDKGWASCGIEDAYNAGEVSWRKPISCHLYPIRVQKYSSFSAVNYHRWPICSDACSLGKELSVPVYKFTKDALIRKFGEEWYTELEKTAQEMGK encoded by the coding sequence ATGTTCCAACTCAAAAAAACCATCGTTTCTGAAGACATTATCGAAAAAGATTTTGTCTGTAATCTTAATGCTTGTAAAGGAGAGTGCTGCATCGCAGGTGAAGCTGGCGCGCCACTTGAAGAAGATGAGGTTACCATCATGGCAGATATTTACGATAAAGTAAAGCCTTTTCTACGTCCAGAAGGAATTGCGGCAATTGAGGAGCAAGGAACGAGTATTGTGCGTGACGGTGAGCTAGAGACACCACTGGTAAATGGAGCCGAGTGTGCTTATGTGACCTTCAATGATAAAGGATGGGCAAGCTGCGGTATAGAGGATGCTTACAATGCTGGTGAAGTGTCGTGGCGCAAACCTATTTCTTGCCATTTGTACCCTATTCGTGTGCAAAAATACAGCTCATTTTCGGCAGTAAATTATCATCGCTGGCCTATCTGTAGTGATGCTTGTTCTCTAGGGAAAGAACTATCTGTGCCTGTTTATAAATTTACTAAAGATGCATTGATACGTAAATTTGGAGAAGAGTGGTATACAGAACTAGAGAAGACCGCTCAAGAAATGGGTAAATAA
- a CDS encoding AMP-dependent synthetase/ligase → MDYKHLVVNVKENALCFENKNALYVKNETLNTWEGISWKNMYYRVENLAKGLLQFGVETQHNVAIFAENMPNWIIADLAIMSIRAVTVPIYATCSTKEVDYVINDAEVSLLFVGNQHEYDQAYELLESSSYLKLIVALTDTIKLQPSVSSMYLEDFVATSPTQEIEDIYLKRQQDLDVKDLASIIYTSGTTGEPKGVMIGHANIGASLAAHKYELDISDQDVSLSFLPLSHIFERSWVFFCLHMGIEVYFNQDPKKIAEVLKEVRPTVMCTVPRIFEKIYAAIQAKTKEATPTKQKLASWALSVGDNYYNQHQRLEKKVPLGLNLKYKIADKIVLSKLRALFGGRIKFMPCGGAPLAADMVSFFHSFGLDVKCGYGLTETTATVSLFGYTNFEFNSAGKSIEGTEIKIGDNDEILVKGPGVMQGYYKKPEATAQVFKDGWFCTGDAGRLDEHGNLYITDRIKDLMKTSGGKYIAPQKLETALISDSLIEQLAVIGDQQKYVTALAVPNFENLKKYANEHNISFESMEELIKDNKVVALFEKRFDELQQEFSAFEKIKKFTLLPREFSIEEGEITPTLKIKRKIVQKKYKALIDKMYAE, encoded by the coding sequence ATGGATTACAAACATCTAGTAGTAAATGTCAAGGAAAATGCGCTATGCTTTGAAAACAAGAATGCGCTTTATGTAAAGAATGAGACACTTAATACTTGGGAAGGTATAAGCTGGAAAAATATGTATTACCGTGTTGAAAATCTTGCCAAAGGTTTACTGCAGTTTGGTGTTGAAACACAGCATAACGTAGCCATTTTTGCCGAAAATATGCCTAACTGGATTATTGCAGACCTTGCGATAATGAGCATAAGAGCAGTAACGGTACCTATCTATGCAACATGCTCTACAAAGGAAGTAGACTATGTGATAAATGATGCTGAGGTAAGCTTGCTTTTTGTGGGTAATCAGCATGAATACGATCAGGCTTATGAACTTCTAGAAAGCTCTTCATACTTAAAGCTTATTGTAGCTCTTACAGATACCATTAAGTTACAACCCTCTGTTTCTTCTATGTATTTAGAAGACTTTGTTGCTACTAGCCCTACCCAAGAAATTGAAGACATCTATTTAAAAAGACAGCAAGACCTTGATGTAAAAGATCTAGCAAGTATTATCTATACTTCAGGAACCACTGGAGAACCTAAAGGTGTGATGATAGGCCATGCTAATATAGGAGCTTCTCTTGCAGCGCATAAATATGAACTTGATATATCAGATCAAGATGTGTCATTAAGCTTTTTACCACTCAGTCATATTTTTGAGCGTAGTTGGGTGTTTTTCTGTTTGCACATGGGGATTGAAGTGTATTTTAATCAAGATCCAAAGAAAATTGCAGAGGTTCTCAAAGAAGTGCGACCAACGGTGATGTGTACAGTGCCTCGTATTTTTGAAAAAATTTATGCAGCTATACAAGCGAAAACAAAGGAGGCTACGCCTACAAAGCAGAAACTTGCAAGCTGGGCACTAAGTGTAGGTGATAACTACTATAATCAGCACCAAAGGCTTGAGAAAAAAGTGCCACTAGGACTAAATCTAAAATATAAAATTGCCGATAAGATTGTATTGAGCAAGTTGCGTGCACTCTTTGGAGGGCGTATTAAATTTATGCCTTGTGGTGGAGCGCCACTTGCGGCAGATATGGTTTCATTTTTTCACTCCTTTGGTCTTGATGTAAAATGTGGCTACGGACTCACAGAAACGACCGCAACAGTATCTTTATTTGGATACACAAATTTTGAATTCAACTCTGCTGGAAAAAGCATAGAAGGTACTGAGATTAAAATAGGAGATAATGATGAAATCCTTGTAAAAGGCCCTGGAGTCATGCAAGGCTACTATAAAAAGCCAGAAGCAACAGCTCAGGTTTTTAAGGACGGATGGTTTTGTACAGGTGATGCAGGAAGACTAGATGAGCATGGAAATCTATACATCACAGATAGAATCAAGGATTTAATGAAAACATCTGGAGGTAAATATATAGCTCCTCAAAAATTAGAAACAGCGCTTATCAGTGATTCGCTTATTGAGCAACTTGCAGTAATTGGAGATCAGCAAAAATATGTAACAGCACTTGCGGTTCCTAATTTTGAGAATTTGAAGAAGTATGCAAATGAGCACAATATCTCATTTGAGAGTATGGAAGAGCTCATTAAGGACAATAAGGTTGTAGCACTTTTTGAAAAACGTTTTGACGAGCTACAGCAAGAATTCTCAGCTTTTGAGAAGATAAAAAAGTTTACGCTGCTTCCTCGTGAGTTCAGTATAGAAGAAGGGGAAATAACGCCTACCTTAAAAATTAAAAGAAAAATAGTTCAGAAAAAATACAAAGCACTTATTGATAAGATGTATGCAGAGTAG
- a CDS encoding M20/M25/M40 family metallo-hydrolase produces the protein MKLWPLCLLFTAFIGVAQPPVDALIDQNLKKTLIEHKAFVSIPNLPSNPALMLENIAFVEERYKALDFTTSLLETSTLPILLVEKEYNPNYKTVLFYVHIDGQAVNPATWDQEDPFTPVLKVKNSSGDYKAISWDHLDTKIDNDWRIFGRAAADDKAPIMMFITALQLLKEQQKEPTFNIKVIFDPEEEYNSTALLSTLDTYKSRYAADYFVVMDGPAHDSNKPTLTFGCRGIATAAITTYGARLPQHSGHYGNYAPNPVFRLANLLTTMKDDDGKVLIENYYDGITITPETAQVLSSVPFDATDFNKKLGVHTAEKVGNSYQEALQFPSLNVRQIGTSWTGEGLKTVVPEYAIANLDIRLVPETDGDAQLEKIKKHITKQGYHLIDRAPTEEERLAYPKIATFTGKTSVNAFRTDPDDAFGKKMRKALSQSFGEEPITIRMMGGTVPIVPVIKALDVPTVILPLVNMDNNQHNPNENIRIGNIRQGIKVCLALLETAF, from the coding sequence ATGAAACTCTGGCCTCTCTGTCTCTTATTTACTGCTTTTATAGGTGTTGCTCAACCTCCCGTAGATGCACTTATAGATCAAAATCTCAAGAAAACTCTTATTGAACACAAAGCCTTTGTGAGCATTCCTAACTTGCCTTCAAACCCGGCTTTAATGCTAGAAAATATTGCCTTTGTAGAAGAGCGTTACAAGGCGCTAGATTTCACAACTAGCTTACTAGAAACTAGTACGCTCCCTATTCTTCTCGTAGAGAAAGAGTACAACCCAAATTACAAAACAGTACTCTTTTATGTTCATATAGATGGACAGGCAGTAAACCCTGCAACATGGGATCAAGAAGACCCTTTCACTCCTGTACTCAAGGTGAAAAACAGCTCTGGGGATTATAAAGCGATTTCTTGGGATCACCTAGACACTAAAATTGATAATGACTGGCGTATTTTTGGCCGAGCCGCTGCAGATGATAAGGCACCTATCATGATGTTTATTACTGCGCTACAACTTTTAAAAGAGCAACAAAAAGAACCTACTTTTAATATCAAGGTGATTTTTGATCCCGAAGAGGAATATAACTCGACTGCTTTACTTTCTACTCTAGACACTTATAAAAGTAGATATGCTGCAGATTATTTTGTGGTAATGGATGGTCCTGCTCATGATTCTAATAAGCCCACACTTACCTTTGGCTGTAGAGGAATTGCCACTGCTGCAATCACCACCTACGGTGCCCGCCTACCTCAACATAGTGGTCATTATGGCAACTATGCACCTAACCCAGTTTTTAGACTTGCAAACCTACTAACTACAATGAAAGATGATGATGGAAAAGTCTTAATAGAAAATTATTATGATGGAATTACCATTACTCCAGAAACGGCTCAAGTACTCTCTTCTGTACCTTTTGACGCAACTGATTTTAATAAAAAATTAGGTGTTCACACCGCCGAAAAAGTTGGAAACTCATATCAAGAAGCGCTGCAATTTCCTTCTCTTAACGTTAGACAAATAGGGACCTCGTGGACAGGTGAAGGTCTCAAAACGGTAGTTCCAGAGTATGCCATTGCAAACCTTGACATACGCCTTGTTCCAGAAACAGATGGTGATGCACAACTAGAAAAGATTAAAAAGCACATCACTAAACAAGGTTATCACCTTATAGATCGAGCACCCACGGAGGAGGAAAGACTTGCTTATCCTAAAATAGCCACGTTTACAGGTAAAACTTCTGTAAATGCATTTAGAACAGATCCAGATGATGCTTTTGGCAAAAAAATGAGGAAAGCACTATCACAATCTTTTGGTGAAGAACCTATTACAATTAGAATGATGGGTGGCACCGTGCCTATTGTTCCCGTGATTAAAGCGCTAGATGTTCCTACAGTTATACTTCCGCTGGTTAATATGGATAACAATCAGCACAATCCTAATGAGAATATACGCATAGGGAATATTAGACAAGGTATTAAGGTATGTCTAGCATTACTTGAAACAGCTTTTTAG